Proteins encoded within one genomic window of Streptomyces taklimakanensis:
- a CDS encoding DUF3344 domain-containing protein, translating into MRVSLGLTGRGVLCALASATLAMTLPPTAAAPAPGEAPRVPFAERYRATLHGGVARAANSAATCLEPATAAAPSCAAARGGTATGDNGDYEMTYVDVDDDPNTYNSSRAELRLPAGARVTHARLYWGGNLRVGEQKDPQDNGRVLLAEEGGRYKEVLADTVVGHRRTDVMDGYSASADVTHIVAHSGGGTYTVGQLNVAKGHSAAGAWGGWTLVAAYEHPDEPLRHVVLVDGYEPLHSARRSVGHTVRNLPVAPGATGSAGVVAYDGDRGRSGEAMTVRVEGSPAYRVRDAANPADDPFNSTITDHGRPTTGRLPSYPNTLGYDSDVHGVTPAFARGGDSVTFRFTTTRSEGYQVGALFLQVDARR; encoded by the coding sequence ATGCGTGTTTCCCTGGGGCTCACCGGCCGAGGAGTGCTGTGCGCCCTGGCGTCAGCGACCCTGGCGATGACGCTGCCGCCGACCGCGGCCGCGCCGGCTCCCGGCGAGGCGCCGCGCGTCCCGTTCGCGGAGCGCTACCGCGCCACCTTGCACGGTGGCGTCGCGCGCGCCGCCAACTCCGCCGCCACCTGTCTGGAGCCCGCCACCGCCGCCGCGCCGTCCTGCGCCGCGGCCCGCGGCGGCACCGCGACGGGGGACAACGGCGACTACGAGATGACGTACGTCGACGTCGACGACGACCCCAACACCTACAACTCCAGCCGCGCCGAACTGCGTCTGCCCGCCGGGGCACGCGTCACCCACGCCAGGCTGTACTGGGGCGGCAACCTCCGGGTCGGCGAACAGAAGGACCCGCAGGACAACGGACGGGTGCTGCTCGCGGAGGAGGGCGGCCGGTACAAGGAGGTCCTCGCCGACACCGTCGTCGGGCACCGCCGCACCGACGTCATGGACGGCTACTCCGCCTCGGCCGACGTCACCCACATCGTCGCGCACTCCGGCGGCGGCACCTACACCGTCGGCCAGCTCAACGTCGCCAAGGGCCACAGCGCCGCGGGGGCCTGGGGCGGCTGGACGCTGGTGGCCGCCTACGAGCACCCCGACGAGCCCCTGCGGCACGTGGTCCTCGTGGACGGCTACGAGCCGCTCCACTCCGCCCGGCGGTCGGTCGGCCACACCGTACGGAACCTGCCCGTGGCCCCCGGAGCCACCGGATCGGCGGGCGTGGTGGCCTACGACGGCGACCGCGGCCGGAGCGGCGAGGCGATGACGGTGCGGGTCGAAGGCTCCCCGGCGTACCGGGTGCGCGACGCGGCCAACCCCGCCGACGACCCCTTCAACTCCACGATCACCGACCACGGGCGCCCCACCACAGGCCGTCTCCCGTCCTACCCCAACACCCTGGGCTACGACTCCGACGTCCACGGCGTCACGCCCGCGTTCGCGCGCGGCGGCGACTCGGTGACGTTCCGGTTCACCACCACCCGCAGCGAGGGCTACCAGGTGGGCGCCCTGTTCCTCCAGGTCGACGCGCGCCGCTGA
- a CDS encoding chaplin: MSRIAKATALAAVGCTMVLGGAGIASADSGARGTAVGSPGVLSGNVVQVPIHVPVNVCGNSINVIGALNPAFGNICVNR, encoded by the coding sequence ATGAGCCGTATCGCCAAGGCCACCGCCCTCGCCGCCGTCGGCTGCACCATGGTCCTCGGTGGCGCGGGGATCGCGTCGGCCGACAGCGGTGCCAGGGGCACGGCCGTCGGTTCCCCTGGCGTCCTGAGCGGCAACGTGGTCCAGGTTCCGATCCACGTGCCGGTCAACGTCTGCGGCAACAGCATCAACGTCATCGGTGCGCTGAACCCGGCCTTCGGGAACATCTGCGTCAACCGCTGA
- a CDS encoding FAD-dependent oxidoreductase, whose protein sequence is MSELPSDHESYWLATAPVTPSVTHPPLESDSETDTDVVVVGGGIAGLSTAWEIARAGHRVTVVEADRIAAGVTGHTTAKVTAQHALIYDDLRREHGADGARMYALSQQDAIGHLAATAEELGVDCELERVPAYTWAESEEQDAKVRAEAEAAAEAGLPASYVTETGLPFPVRGAVRVEDQLQFHPRKYLLALAEDLVRRGGRIAERTRVVGLEEGEPCKVTAENGATVTARAVVVATHYPVFDRALLFSRLEPHRELVVAAAVPADQDPAGMYITPEDNTRSVRTAPYGDGRRLLIVTGEKFLPGTADVPERFARLAAWVAERFPDAHVVHRWATQDNSTTDRVPYIGPFHPGARHTYVATGFGGWGMSSGVLAGRLLARYATGGELPAWAKLYDPRRTPGFREAPSLFGLQATVARHFVGDRLRPSHVDSTDDIDPGSGAVVRVGGRRCAVHRDDEGRLHAVSARCTHLGCLVHFNHAERAWECPCHGSRFAPDGTVLQGPANRPLEPRDLG, encoded by the coding sequence GTGAGCGAACTTCCCTCCGACCACGAGTCGTACTGGCTGGCCACCGCCCCCGTCACCCCCTCGGTGACCCACCCGCCGCTGGAGTCCGACAGCGAGACCGACACCGACGTGGTGGTCGTCGGCGGCGGCATCGCAGGCCTGAGCACCGCCTGGGAGATCGCCCGCGCCGGGCACCGGGTCACCGTCGTGGAGGCCGACCGGATCGCCGCCGGGGTGACGGGGCACACCACCGCCAAGGTGACCGCCCAGCACGCCCTGATCTACGACGACCTGCGGCGCGAGCACGGCGCCGACGGCGCCCGGATGTACGCGCTCTCCCAACAGGACGCCATCGGGCACCTGGCGGCCACGGCCGAGGAGTTGGGCGTCGACTGCGAGCTGGAGCGTGTCCCGGCCTACACCTGGGCCGAGTCCGAGGAGCAGGACGCCAAGGTCCGTGCCGAGGCCGAGGCCGCCGCCGAGGCCGGACTGCCCGCCTCCTACGTGACCGAGACCGGACTGCCCTTCCCGGTGCGCGGCGCGGTGCGGGTGGAGGACCAACTCCAGTTCCACCCGCGCAAGTACCTGCTGGCCCTCGCCGAGGACCTGGTGCGGCGCGGCGGGCGGATCGCCGAGCGCACCCGGGTGGTCGGCCTGGAGGAGGGCGAACCGTGCAAGGTGACCGCCGAGAACGGCGCGACCGTCACCGCGCGCGCCGTCGTCGTCGCCACCCACTACCCCGTCTTCGACCGGGCCCTGCTCTTCTCCCGCCTGGAACCGCACCGCGAACTCGTCGTCGCCGCGGCCGTCCCCGCCGACCAGGACCCGGCCGGCATGTACATCACTCCGGAGGACAACACCCGCTCGGTGCGCACCGCGCCCTACGGCGACGGCCGGCGGCTGCTCATCGTCACCGGCGAGAAGTTCCTCCCCGGCACCGCCGACGTCCCCGAGCGCTTCGCCCGACTGGCGGCCTGGGTGGCCGAGCGCTTCCCCGACGCCCACGTCGTGCACCGCTGGGCCACCCAGGACAACAGCACCACCGACCGCGTCCCCTACATCGGCCCCTTCCACCCCGGCGCGCGGCACACCTACGTCGCCACCGGCTTCGGCGGCTGGGGGATGAGCAGCGGTGTGCTCGCGGGCCGGCTGCTGGCCCGGTACGCCACCGGCGGTGAACTCCCGGCCTGGGCGAAGCTGTACGACCCCCGGCGGACGCCCGGCTTCCGCGAGGCGCCCTCACTGTTCGGGCTCCAGGCGACCGTGGCCAGGCACTTCGTCGGCGACCGACTGCGCCCCTCCCACGTCGACTCCACCGACGACATCGACCCCGGCAGCGGCGCGGTCGTACGGGTCGGCGGACGCCGCTGCGCCGTGCACCGCGACGACGAGGGTCGGCTGCACGCCGTCTCCGCCCGCTGCACGCACCTGGGGTGCCTGGTGCACTTCAACCACGCGGAGCGGGCCTGGGAGTGCCCGTGCCACGGTTCGCGCTTCGCGCCCGACGGCACGGTGCTCCAGGGGCCGGCGAACCGCCCGCTGGAGCCGCGCGACCTCGGGTGA
- a CDS encoding DUF72 domain-containing protein, with amino-acid sequence MGSILVGTCSWTDSALVAGGWYPPSARGAEGRLRHYAGRFPLVEVDATYYGLPSRRNSALWAERTPPGFVFDVKAFSLLTGHPTRIGSLPAPLRPAGPPNARVRADSLPPTTVDEVWRRFSEALEPLRTAGRLGAVLTQFPPTLRPGPAAEEFVSDCLERAGALGLRTAVEFRDPRWYASERRAGTAALAERHGAALVAVDTARDLPSSVPPVAVATTPELSVVRFHGRSPHWGTGGKEDAYRHRYTKEELTEWVPRIRALAERTGRVHVLFNNCCGDAAVSAAEAMEALLG; translated from the coding sequence ATGGGAAGCATTCTGGTGGGCACCTGCTCGTGGACGGACTCCGCGCTGGTCGCCGGCGGTTGGTACCCCCCTTCCGCCAGGGGGGCCGAGGGCCGGCTCCGGCACTACGCCGGACGGTTCCCGCTGGTGGAGGTCGACGCCACCTACTACGGACTGCCCAGCAGACGCAACAGCGCACTGTGGGCGGAGCGCACGCCCCCCGGCTTCGTCTTCGACGTCAAGGCGTTCTCCCTGCTCACCGGTCACCCCACCCGGATCGGATCGCTGCCCGCGCCGCTGCGCCCGGCCGGGCCGCCGAACGCGCGGGTGCGGGCCGACTCGCTGCCGCCCACCACCGTGGACGAGGTGTGGCGGCGCTTCTCGGAGGCGCTGGAGCCGTTGCGGACGGCGGGACGGCTGGGCGCGGTGCTGACGCAGTTCCCGCCGACGCTCCGCCCCGGCCCCGCGGCGGAGGAGTTCGTGTCGGACTGTCTGGAACGCGCGGGCGCGCTCGGTCTGCGCACGGCGGTGGAGTTCCGGGACCCACGGTGGTACGCGTCCGAACGGCGCGCCGGCACGGCCGCGCTCGCCGAGCGGCACGGGGCCGCGCTGGTGGCGGTGGACACCGCCCGGGACCTGCCGTCCTCCGTGCCGCCGGTGGCCGTCGCGACCACACCGGAACTGTCGGTCGTCCGGTTCCACGGACGCAGCCCGCACTGGGGCACGGGCGGGAAGGAGGACGCCTACCGGCACCGCTACACCAAGGAGGAACTGACCGAGTGGGTTCCGCGGATCCGGGCTCTGGCGGAGCGGACCGGACGGGTCCACGTGCTGTTCAACAACTGCTGCGGCGACGCGGCGGTCTCCGCGGCCGAGGCCATGGAGGCGCTGCTGGGGTGA
- a CDS encoding glycosyltransferase: MPRTDEEACPTTVLHLAQPVEGGVARVVTDLVRAQTAAGVRAVVACPSGGTLGRAAAAAGAEVVDWSARREPGAGLCGETVRAARLVRRVAPDLVHTHSAKAGLAGRLALRGGVPTVHQPHAWSFDAVDGTAARLARSWERLGARWADRVLCVAEDERRRGVRAGVRARWAVVRNGVDTDRFRPADEAARARARAALPALDGVPPHAPLVVCVGRLCRQKGQDVLLRAWPSVAARVPEAWLVLVGDGPRRRELGAAARGRVLFAGAVEDTAPWYAAADAVVLPSRWEGMALVPLEAMACGRPVVVTEVTGAAESLPPGRAADFAVPPEDPAALAHALTALLVDPRLRHELGRRSRDHVVAAHDVRRTAERVAELYGEVLAERAAAPAAGPAATPFHLPLHPFTHQPVLPHPDSRERTRR; this comes from the coding sequence GTGCCTCGAACCGACGAAGAAGCGTGCCCCACCACGGTGCTGCACCTGGCGCAGCCCGTCGAGGGCGGTGTCGCCAGGGTCGTCACCGACCTGGTGCGGGCCCAGACCGCGGCGGGAGTCCGCGCCGTGGTGGCCTGTCCGTCCGGCGGGACGCTGGGTCGCGCCGCCGCGGCGGCCGGCGCCGAAGTGGTCGACTGGTCCGCGCGGCGCGAGCCGGGAGCGGGCCTGTGCGGCGAGACCGTGCGCGCCGCCCGGCTGGTCCGGCGGGTCGCACCCGACCTGGTGCACACCCACAGCGCCAAGGCCGGGCTGGCCGGCCGGCTCGCCCTGCGCGGCGGGGTGCCCACCGTCCACCAGCCGCACGCCTGGTCCTTCGACGCCGTCGACGGGACCGCCGCCCGCCTCGCCCGGTCCTGGGAACGGCTGGGCGCGCGGTGGGCGGACCGTGTGCTGTGCGTCGCCGAGGACGAGCGCCGCCGCGGCGTACGGGCCGGTGTGCGCGCCCGCTGGGCGGTGGTCCGCAACGGCGTGGACACCGACCGCTTCCGCCCGGCGGACGAGGCGGCCCGCGCCCGTGCCCGCGCCGCCCTCCCCGCGCTCGACGGCGTGCCCCCGCACGCCCCCCTGGTCGTCTGCGTCGGCCGGCTGTGCCGCCAGAAGGGCCAGGACGTACTGCTGCGGGCCTGGCCCTCGGTCGCCGCCCGCGTCCCCGAGGCCTGGCTGGTCCTGGTCGGCGACGGCCCCCGGCGGCGCGAACTGGGCGCCGCGGCCCGCGGCAGGGTGCTGTTCGCGGGGGCGGTCGAGGACACGGCGCCCTGGTACGCGGCGGCCGACGCGGTCGTGCTGCCCTCCCGCTGGGAGGGCATGGCGCTGGTCCCGCTGGAGGCGATGGCCTGTGGCCGCCCCGTGGTGGTCACCGAGGTGACCGGCGCGGCCGAGAGCCTCCCCCCGGGACGCGCCGCCGACTTCGCGGTACCGCCGGAGGACCCCGCCGCGCTGGCCCACGCGCTGACCGCCCTGCTCGTCGACCCGCGGCTGCGGCACGAGCTGGGGCGACGGTCCCGCGACCACGTCGTGGCCGCCCACGACGTGCGGCGGACGGCGGAACGGGTCGCGGAGCTGTACGGCGAGGTGCTGGCCGAGCGGGCGGCGGCGCCCGCGGCGGGCCCCGCCGCCACGCCGTTCCACCTCCCCCTCCACCCCTTCACCCACCAGCCCGTCCTTCCCCACCCCGATTCCAGGGAGCGCACCAGGCGATGA
- a CDS encoding transglycosylase family protein, with protein sequence MAGRGRHRRYKPNAVSRASLSVTAGGAGIALPLIGAGAAHATPEEIWNKVAACESSGNWNINTGNGFYGGLQFKQSTWQEFGGTEYAPRADLATKDEQVAVAERVLDGQGPTAWPVCSTRAGLTWKHQGTGAHTASPTVEQADVPRGTPRTEKAAGKTSGKHAAPAANGSEGPDERPDDSARTHVVASGDTLFGIADDHDLRGGWQSLYERNRTVVGEDPDLIFPGQRLRLQDGGAARTEPDRRAAAGTEAETKPQPKAEPKAEPKAEPKAEPKAEAEPKVEAKPKAETKPKAETEGAPEPREKIRAQADAKPKPEAKPKPEPKAEPKAEARSQEKAASPVYTAPVSGVGPSTAYRQSGGSWSSGYHTGVDFPVSTGTSVQAVARGQVVSAGWGGAYGYQVVVRHTDGRYSQYAHLSAISVRPGQQVNAGQRLGRSGSTGNSTGPHLHFEVRTGPGYGSDIDPLAYLRGKGVRI encoded by the coding sequence GTGGCCGGACGAGGACGTCATCGCCGCTACAAACCCAACGCGGTCTCGCGCGCATCGCTGTCCGTCACCGCGGGAGGCGCGGGAATCGCCCTCCCGTTGATCGGCGCCGGCGCCGCCCACGCCACGCCGGAGGAGATCTGGAACAAGGTCGCGGCCTGCGAGAGCAGCGGAAACTGGAATATCAACACCGGAAACGGTTTCTACGGCGGATTACAGTTCAAACAGAGCACCTGGCAGGAATTCGGCGGCACGGAGTACGCCCCGCGCGCCGACCTCGCCACCAAGGACGAGCAGGTGGCCGTCGCCGAGCGCGTCCTGGACGGCCAGGGCCCCACGGCCTGGCCGGTGTGTTCCACCCGGGCCGGGCTGACCTGGAAGCACCAGGGCACGGGGGCGCACACCGCTTCCCCGACCGTCGAACAGGCCGACGTTCCCCGTGGGACCCCCCGTACCGAGAAGGCCGCGGGGAAGACGAGCGGGAAGCACGCCGCCCCGGCCGCGAACGGATCGGAGGGGCCCGACGAACGCCCCGACGACTCGGCCCGGACACACGTGGTGGCCAGTGGCGACACGCTCTTCGGGATCGCCGACGACCACGACCTCCGCGGCGGATGGCAGTCCCTGTACGAGCGCAACCGCACGGTCGTGGGCGAGGACCCGGACCTGATCTTCCCCGGTCAGCGGCTCCGGCTGCAGGACGGCGGAGCGGCGCGGACGGAACCGGACCGACGGGCCGCCGCCGGTACGGAGGCCGAGACCAAGCCCCAGCCCAAGGCCGAACCGAAGGCCGAGCCGAAGGCCGAACCGAAGGCCGAACCGAAGGCCGAGGCCGAGCCCAAGGTCGAGGCGAAGCCCAAGGCCGAGACGAAGCCCAAGGCCGAGACGGAGGGAGCCCCCGAGCCCCGGGAGAAGATCCGCGCCCAGGCCGACGCCAAGCCCAAGCCCGAGGCCAAGCCCAAGCCCGAACCAAAGGCCGAACCGAAGGCCGAGGCCCGGTCGCAGGAGAAGGCGGCCTCACCGGTCTACACCGCGCCCGTCAGCGGCGTCGGCCCCAGCACCGCGTACCGGCAGTCGGGCGGCAGTTGGTCCAGCGGTTACCACACGGGCGTCGACTTCCCCGTGTCCACCGGCACCTCGGTGCAGGCCGTCGCTCGCGGACAGGTGGTCTCGGCCGGTTGGGGCGGCGCGTACGGGTACCAGGTCGTCGTCCGGCACACCGATGGCCGCTACAGCCAGTACGCCCACCTGTCCGCGATCTCGGTGCGGCCGGGACAGCAGGTCAACGCGGGCCAGCGGCTGGGACGTTCGGGCTCCACCGGCAACAGCACCGGCCCGCACCTGCACTTCGAGGTCCGCACCGGTCCCGGCTACGGCTCCGACATCGACCCGTTGGCCTACCTGCGGGGCAAGGGCGTCCGCATCTGA